In one Haloplanus salinus genomic region, the following are encoded:
- a CDS encoding acyltransferase, with the protein MSDPDAPDRRHDRLDRHPTAGPRNSLWHWPDAKHPLRVVVNYLVVWIVRVSPSLRAKNWLLRRLGAAVGPGVAFGLEATPDVFWPELLTIRADAIVGYDATLLCHEFLQAEYRTGEVVVGERAMIGAGAVVLPGVDIGADATVAANSLVTEDVPPGTTVAGVPARPVDGGLGTDEPSTDEHGQSP; encoded by the coding sequence GTGAGCGACCCGGACGCCCCCGACCGCCGACACGACCGACTCGACCGCCATCCGACGGCGGGGCCACGCAACTCGCTGTGGCACTGGCCGGACGCCAAACACCCGTTGCGGGTGGTCGTCAACTACCTCGTGGTCTGGATCGTCCGCGTCTCGCCGAGCCTGCGGGCGAAAAACTGGCTCCTTCGGCGCCTCGGCGCGGCCGTCGGCCCCGGCGTCGCGTTCGGTCTGGAGGCGACGCCGGACGTGTTCTGGCCCGAACTCCTGACGATTCGGGCCGACGCCATCGTCGGCTACGACGCGACCCTCCTCTGTCACGAGTTCCTGCAGGCCGAGTACCGAACCGGCGAGGTGGTCGTGGGCGAACGGGCGATGATCGGCGCGGGGGCCGTCGTCCTCCCCGGCGTCGACATCGGCGCCGACGCGACGGTGGCGGCCAACTCGCTGGTGACCGAGGACGTGCCGCCGGGGACGACGGTTGCGGGTGTTCCCGCACGACCGGTCGACGGGGGTCTCGGAACCGACGAGCCGTCGACGGACGAGCACGGGCAGTCCCCGTAG
- a CDS encoding mechanosensitive ion channel family protein: MQRGTIREVLATVPLRFWLAFGTLVVGVALGWLTRLLARRVLRRIGVPDAIEGTAFERTAREFGTSTVGILAAIVGYFVFGIAVFAAVAVAEIQYVAQFWNAVAGFLPQLFFAVIVLIFGVLLGDKVELVVSERFRGLKLPQVGVLPLMAKYSVFYLAVLIALGQVGVATGALIVLLAAYVFAIVFLGGLAFRHLLSAGAVGAYLLLNQPYTIGDEIRVGDVRGIVQEMDLFVTHVEADGEEYVVPNSKVFTEGFVRVRS; encoded by the coding sequence ATGCAGCGCGGGACGATCCGGGAGGTTCTAGCGACCGTGCCGCTCCGGTTCTGGCTCGCGTTCGGCACGCTCGTCGTCGGGGTCGCCCTCGGCTGGCTGACCCGACTCCTCGCCCGACGGGTGCTCCGCCGGATCGGCGTCCCCGACGCCATCGAGGGAACGGCCTTCGAGCGGACGGCCCGCGAGTTCGGCACCTCGACGGTCGGCATCCTCGCCGCCATCGTGGGCTACTTCGTCTTCGGCATCGCCGTCTTCGCCGCCGTCGCCGTCGCCGAGATTCAGTACGTGGCCCAGTTCTGGAACGCGGTGGCCGGCTTCCTCCCGCAGCTCTTTTTCGCCGTGATCGTCCTCATTTTCGGCGTGTTGCTCGGCGACAAGGTAGAACTCGTCGTCTCCGAACGGTTCCGTGGCCTGAAGCTCCCGCAGGTCGGCGTCCTCCCGCTGATGGCGAAATACAGCGTCTTCTATCTCGCTGTACTGATCGCCCTCGGGCAGGTAGGGGTCGCTACCGGCGCGCTCATCGTCCTCCTCGCCGCCTACGTCTTCGCCATCGTCTTCCTGGGTGGCCTCGCCTTCCGCCACCTGCTCTCCGCGGGCGCCGTCGGCGCGTACCTCCTGCTCAACCAACCGTACACCATCGGCGACGAGATTCGCGTCGGCGACGTCCGTGGCATCGTCCAGGAGATGGACCTGTTCGTCACCCACGTCGAGGCCGACGGCGAGGAGTACGTCGTCCCGAACAGCAAGGTGTTCACCGAGGGGTTCGTTCGGGTTCGGTCCTGA
- the dacZ gene encoding diadenylate cyclase, producing MATLRDSLGDFVDGVDGLFLFSPSAAYYERFADADVPRVVVADENDVGAESFVELPLEFDNVRDRLRFGVEGAMEHGFVAAGDTVACVISVFEGGGDADSLVRVRVDEAMRSGIYDLFTDSRAEPGVIRDVFEVAIDLGKKGQKGKPVGALFVVGDAGKVMNKSRPLSYNPFEKSHVHVGDPIVNVMLKEFSRLDGAFIVSDSGKIVSAYRYLEPSAEGVDIPKGLGARHMAGGAITRDTNAIAIVLSESDGMVRAFKGGTLILEIDPEGY from the coding sequence ATGGCGACGTTACGGGATTCTCTCGGTGACTTCGTGGACGGCGTCGACGGACTGTTTCTGTTCTCCCCGTCCGCGGCGTACTACGAGCGGTTCGCGGACGCGGACGTGCCGAGGGTGGTGGTCGCAGACGAGAACGACGTCGGCGCGGAGTCGTTCGTCGAACTGCCGCTCGAGTTCGACAACGTCCGTGACCGCCTCCGGTTCGGCGTCGAGGGAGCGATGGAACACGGCTTCGTCGCGGCGGGCGACACCGTCGCCTGCGTCATCTCGGTGTTCGAAGGGGGCGGGGACGCCGACTCGCTGGTCCGAGTGCGGGTCGACGAGGCGATGCGTTCGGGGATCTACGACCTCTTTACCGACTCGCGGGCCGAACCGGGCGTCATCCGCGACGTGTTCGAAGTCGCCATCGACCTCGGGAAGAAAGGACAGAAGGGGAAGCCCGTCGGCGCGCTGTTCGTCGTCGGCGACGCGGGGAAGGTGATGAACAAGTCCCGGCCGCTCAGCTACAACCCGTTCGAGAAGAGCCACGTCCACGTCGGCGACCCCATCGTGAACGTGATGCTGAAGGAGTTCTCGCGGCTGGACGGCGCCTTCATCGTCTCCGACTCGGGGAAGATCGTCTCCGCGTACCGCTATCTCGAACCCTCCGCGGAGGGCGTCGACATCCCGAAAGGGCTGGGGGCGCGTCACATGGCCGGCGGCGCGATCACGCGCGACACCAACGCCATCGCGATCGTACTCTCCGAATCGGACGGGATGGTCCGGGCGTTCAAAGGCGGGACCCTGATTCTGGAGATCGATCCGGAGGGGTACTGA
- the purD gene encoding phosphoribosylamine--glycine ligase has protein sequence MSETVLLVGGGGREHAIARAVAPDADCYACASNRNPGIAALADGMRSIDETDATAIVAFAEEVGATLAVVGPESALAAGVADALDDAGVYTFGPGAEAARIETDKAYQRRFMRDHDIPGCPDFETFTDMDAACDYVDAADGDLAVKPVGLTGGKGVRVTGDQVTKDEAKAYLRESGYDRVVLEERLIGEEFTVQAFVANGDVRPTPAVQDHKRAYEGDEGPNTGGMGSYSDAGPTLPFMDAADYAEAVEILEATVDALPSYTGVLYGQFMLTADGVRVVEFNARFGDPEAMNTLPVLETPFLDVLTAARDGDPLPELDFDARATVCKYAVPAGYPTDPESGARIEVDEGSVARAAEAAGGDALLFYASVDAREDGLYTTTSRAFAVVGIAPTIADAEAIAADALSAAGDGLRVRHDIGKADLVERRIKHVTRLRE, from the coding sequence ATGTCCGAGACAGTACTCCTCGTCGGCGGTGGCGGCCGGGAACACGCCATCGCCCGAGCCGTCGCGCCCGACGCCGACTGCTACGCCTGTGCGAGCAACCGCAATCCCGGCATCGCTGCGCTGGCAGACGGGATGCGGTCCATCGACGAGACGGACGCGACGGCTATCGTCGCCTTCGCGGAAGAGGTGGGAGCCACTCTCGCCGTCGTCGGCCCCGAGTCAGCGCTCGCGGCGGGCGTCGCCGACGCCCTCGACGACGCCGGCGTCTACACCTTCGGTCCCGGCGCCGAGGCGGCCCGCATCGAGACGGACAAGGCCTACCAGCGACGGTTCATGCGGGACCACGACATTCCGGGCTGTCCCGACTTCGAGACGTTCACCGACATGGACGCCGCCTGCGACTACGTCGACGCCGCCGACGGCGACCTGGCCGTCAAACCCGTGGGCCTCACCGGCGGCAAGGGCGTCCGCGTCACCGGCGATCAGGTGACGAAAGACGAGGCCAAGGCGTATCTCCGCGAGTCCGGCTACGACCGCGTCGTCCTCGAGGAGCGACTGATCGGCGAGGAGTTCACCGTCCAGGCGTTCGTCGCGAACGGGGACGTGAGGCCGACGCCGGCGGTGCAGGACCACAAGCGTGCCTACGAGGGCGACGAGGGGCCGAACACGGGGGGGATGGGCAGTTACAGCGACGCCGGCCCGACCCTCCCGTTCATGGACGCGGCGGACTACGCCGAAGCGGTCGAAATCCTGGAGGCGACGGTCGACGCCCTCCCCTCGTATACGGGCGTCCTGTACGGCCAGTTCATGCTCACCGCCGACGGCGTGCGGGTGGTGGAGTTCAACGCCCGGTTCGGCGACCCCGAGGCGATGAACACACTGCCGGTCCTCGAGACGCCCTTCCTCGACGTGCTGACGGCGGCGCGGGACGGCGATCCCTTGCCCGAACTCGACTTCGACGCGCGGGCGACGGTGTGTAAGTACGCGGTGCCGGCGGGGTATCCGACCGACCCCGAATCCGGGGCGCGGATCGAGGTGGACGAAGGGAGCGTCGCCCGCGCCGCCGAGGCGGCCGGCGGCGACGCCCTCCTCTTTTACGCGAGCGTCGACGCCCGCGAGGACGGCCTCTATACGACCACCTCGCGGGCTTTCGCCGTCGTCGGCATCGCGCCGACCATCGCGGACGCGGAGGCCATCGCGGCGGACGCGCTGTCGGCGGCGGGCGACGGGCTTCGCGTCCGCCACGACATCGGCAAAGCGGACCTGGTGGAGCGGCGGATCAAGCACGTAACCAGGCTGCGCGAGTGA
- a CDS encoding MFS transporter → MSDSGVGVPWRSPRLYLLLATAAVAPLDVNIVGPALPAIADAFAVSSARSGLVITAFAAPGAVLAPIVGMYADRLGRRRVIVPCLLLYGLAGVAVTLTTDLWQVLALRAVQGSVGGSILASLTLALVGDYYEGPQRNAVMGVVSAGISFSAAAGPVLGGVLAARSWDAPFYLYGSSVVVAALAYRYLDPPAVESGDGESDGRHGGSYVRAAVASLPAREALAVYGATLVGFTFFFGGVLTAVPFLLEGTYGLASGRVGALVTAAMMVAAVVAVFNGRFARYLSNLGLVTVAFGFYAAGLGGVWAAESATAVLLALGVFGIGHGLLLPSVASALSELAGPEFRGGVMSLRTSVILGAQAIGPPLFTLPVTELDVGYELPLALAGLGAILTAVGLFAAAGGRSGIGVAAAD, encoded by the coding sequence ATGTCGGACTCCGGGGTCGGCGTCCCGTGGCGGTCACCGAGACTGTACCTCCTCCTCGCGACGGCGGCGGTGGCGCCGCTCGACGTGAACATCGTCGGCCCCGCGCTCCCGGCCATCGCCGACGCCTTCGCGGTGTCGAGCGCACGGAGCGGCCTCGTCATCACCGCCTTCGCCGCGCCGGGGGCCGTCCTCGCCCCTATCGTGGGCATGTACGCCGACCGCCTCGGCCGGCGGCGGGTGATCGTTCCCTGTCTGTTGCTCTACGGACTGGCCGGCGTCGCCGTGACGCTCACGACCGACCTGTGGCAGGTCCTCGCGCTCCGAGCGGTCCAGGGAAGCGTCGGCGGGAGCATCCTCGCCTCGCTGACGCTCGCGCTCGTCGGCGACTACTACGAGGGGCCACAGCGAAACGCGGTGATGGGCGTCGTCAGCGCGGGTATCTCCTTCAGCGCAGCGGCGGGGCCGGTGCTCGGCGGCGTCCTCGCTGCCCGGTCGTGGGACGCCCCCTTCTACCTCTACGGATCGAGCGTCGTGGTCGCGGCGTTGGCGTATCGTTATCTCGATCCGCCGGCCGTCGAGTCGGGCGACGGCGAGAGCGACGGACGTCACGGTGGGTCGTACGTCCGCGCCGCCGTCGCGTCGCTCCCCGCCCGCGAGGCCCTCGCCGTCTACGGCGCGACGCTCGTCGGGTTCACGTTCTTCTTCGGCGGCGTCCTCACCGCCGTTCCCTTCCTGCTGGAAGGCACCTACGGCCTCGCGTCGGGCCGCGTCGGTGCCCTCGTGACGGCGGCGATGATGGTCGCCGCGGTGGTCGCGGTGTTCAACGGCCGCTTCGCCCGCTATCTGTCGAATCTGGGGCTGGTCACCGTCGCCTTCGGCTTCTACGCCGCCGGCCTCGGCGGCGTGTGGGCCGCGGAGTCGGCGACGGCCGTCCTCCTCGCCCTCGGCGTCTTCGGAATCGGTCACGGACTCCTCCTTCCATCCGTGGCGTCGGCGCTGTCGGAACTCGCCGGCCCCGAGTTCCGCGGCGGCGTCATGAGCCTGCGCACGAGCGTCATCCTCGGCGCGCAGGCCATCGGCCCGCCGCTGTTCACCCTGCCCGTGACCGAACTCGACGTGGGTTACGAGCTCCCGCTAGCACTCGCAGGCCTGGGGGCGATACTCACCGCTGTTGGCCTCTTTGCCGCTGCCGGCGGGCGGTCGGGCATCGGCGTCGCCGCTGCGGACTGA
- a CDS encoding AsnC family transcriptional regulator has protein sequence MRELDETDLEILRALMDDARRPWAEVAERVDLSPPAVSDRVDRLQELGVVRRFTLDLDRSKLRDGVPVLVTVEPARDAGGDLRDAFRAAEAVEHLFVTAAGDVVCYARVPDGDVPRWLSRTVDDGAVADYEVTLLTDGEWTPSVGGTGFALACAECGNTVTSEGTTARIGGEVHQFCCPSCEAQFESRYERLDAAAKADDGRE, from the coding sequence ATGCGCGAACTCGACGAGACGGATCTCGAAATCCTGCGGGCGTTGATGGACGACGCCCGCCGGCCGTGGGCGGAAGTGGCCGAGCGGGTCGACCTCTCGCCGCCCGCGGTGTCGGACCGGGTCGACCGCCTCCAGGAACTGGGCGTCGTCCGGCGGTTCACGCTCGACCTCGACCGCTCGAAACTGCGGGATGGCGTCCCGGTGCTGGTGACGGTCGAACCGGCGCGCGACGCCGGAGGCGACCTCCGAGACGCCTTTCGCGCCGCCGAGGCGGTCGAACACCTGTTCGTGACCGCGGCGGGCGACGTCGTCTGTTACGCCCGCGTCCCCGACGGCGACGTGCCGCGGTGGCTCTCGCGGACCGTCGACGACGGGGCCGTCGCCGACTACGAGGTGACGCTGCTCACCGACGGCGAGTGGACGCCGAGCGTCGGCGGCACCGGCTTCGCGCTCGCCTGTGCCGAATGTGGGAACACGGTGACGAGCGAGGGAACGACGGCACGGATCGGCGGCGAGGTCCACCAGTTCTGCTGCCCCTCCTGCGAGGCGCAGTTCGAGTCGCGATACGAGCGCCTGGACGCGGCGGCGAAGGCGGACGACGGCAGGGAGTGA
- the aglJ gene encoding S-layer glycoprotein N-glycosyltransferase AglJ codes for MPDPDAVTVLVPTLDEAETIGDVVYDFHSAGFSDILVIDGGSTDDTQSVAHEAGARVVEQTGTGKGQAVREAVRDHVDSEYVLMLDGDGTYHADDAEAMLDPLRSGDAEHVIGDRFADMRAGAMTALNRLGNRLINGAFGVIHGEGFGDILSGYRAFTRDSFEEMHLTADGFGIETEMAVECAKRGIPTTVVPITYYPRPAGSNTNLHPIRDGGIIFLELYRRAKTNNPLFYFGSLGAVSTATGFLVALYVGVEWVTQRISHEVLAVVAAFAILVGVQLLMFGVLADLILSLHREQLRERE; via the coding sequence ATGCCCGATCCCGACGCCGTCACCGTCCTCGTCCCCACCCTCGACGAGGCCGAGACCATCGGCGACGTCGTCTACGACTTCCACTCGGCAGGCTTTTCCGACATCCTCGTCATCGACGGCGGCTCCACCGACGACACCCAATCGGTCGCCCACGAGGCCGGCGCCCGCGTCGTCGAGCAGACGGGGACGGGCAAGGGTCAGGCGGTTCGTGAGGCCGTCCGCGATCACGTCGACAGCGAGTACGTCCTCATGCTCGACGGCGACGGCACGTACCACGCCGACGACGCCGAGGCGATGCTCGATCCCTTGCGCTCGGGCGACGCGGAACACGTCATCGGCGACCGTTTCGCCGACATGCGTGCCGGTGCGATGACCGCCCTCAATCGGCTCGGCAACCGCCTCATCAACGGCGCCTTCGGCGTCATCCACGGCGAGGGGTTCGGCGACATCCTCTCGGGCTACCGAGCCTTCACCCGCGACTCCTTCGAGGAGATGCATCTCACCGCGGACGGCTTCGGCATCGAGACCGAGATGGCCGTCGAGTGCGCGAAACGCGGGATTCCGACGACGGTCGTCCCGATCACGTACTACCCGCGGCCGGCGGGGTCGAACACGAACCTCCACCCGATCCGCGACGGCGGGATCATCTTCCTCGAACTCTACCGGCGTGCGAAGACCAACAACCCCCTGTTCTACTTCGGAAGCCTCGGCGCGGTGTCGACGGCGACGGGGTTTCTCGTCGCCCTCTACGTCGGCGTGGAGTGGGTGACCCAGCGGATCTCCCACGAGGTGCTCGCCGTCGTCGCCGCCTTCGCCATCCTCGTCGGCGTCCAACTCCTGATGTTCGGCGTGCTCGCCGACCTGATCCTCTCCCTGCATCGCGAGCAGTTGCGGGAACGGGAGTGA
- the aglF gene encoding UTP--glucose-1-phosphate uridylyltransferase AglF, with translation MKAVILAAGKGTRLRPLTEDKPKVLVEVDDKPLIEYAFDSLIDIGVTEFIIVVGYKKEQIMERYDDEYRDVPITYAHQREQLGLAHALLTAEPYVDDDFILMLGDNVFDANLGDVVNRQAEERADAAFLVEEVPWEEASRYGVCDTNEYGEITRVVEKPDDPPSNLVMTGFYTFTPAIFHACHLVQPSGRGEYELPDAIDLLIQSGRTIDAIRMDGWRIDVGYPEDREEAERRVRGHPIDPDTGAAE, from the coding sequence ATGAAAGCAGTCATCCTCGCCGCAGGCAAGGGCACCCGCCTGCGTCCCCTCACGGAGGACAAACCCAAGGTTCTCGTCGAAGTCGATGACAAGCCCCTGATCGAGTACGCCTTCGACTCGTTGATCGATATCGGCGTCACCGAGTTTATCATCGTCGTCGGTTACAAGAAAGAACAGATCATGGAGCGCTACGACGACGAGTACCGCGACGTCCCCATCACGTACGCCCACCAGCGCGAGCAACTCGGCCTCGCCCACGCGCTCCTCACCGCCGAACCCTACGTCGACGACGACTTCATCCTCATGCTCGGCGACAACGTGTTCGACGCGAACCTCGGCGACGTGGTGAACCGACAGGCCGAGGAGCGCGCGGACGCCGCCTTCCTCGTCGAGGAGGTGCCGTGGGAGGAAGCCTCCCGGTACGGCGTCTGTGACACCAACGAGTACGGCGAGATCACTCGGGTCGTCGAGAAACCGGACGACCCGCCCTCGAATCTGGTGATGACCGGCTTCTACACGTTCACACCGGCTATCTTCCACGCCTGTCACCTCGTCCAGCCCTCCGGCCGTGGCGAGTACGAACTCCCGGACGCCATCGACCTGCTGATCCAGAGTGGACGGACCATCGACGCCATCCGGATGGATGGCTGGCGGATCGACGTGGGGTATCCGGAGGACCGCGAGGAGGCGGAGCGGCGGGTCAGAGGGCACCCGATCGACCCCGATACCGGTGCAGCCGAGTAA
- a CDS encoding glycosyltransferase, whose translation MTTDSDRNVVLLGDYDYDYPREKLLRRGFEGADASVIECRFSETSRFISLTKLLLLPLFLVRIARRMREIRASGVDVDALVLTKFNPLLLPAAAYYAWRLDCPLVYDLFVSLYRTAEMRDVHPTIVSGLALLERVTLRLPDYHLVGTDQFIDLYSDMYGIPKSRFVRLPPGADGDWFYPREDVEKRDTFTILYWGNFLPHHGVGTIVGAAAELRDDPYEFVFLGSGPEQERYREMCDELALPNVRFEGFVPREDQQEWIASSHVCLGVFADDPRTLASITNKVSESVASKKATLTEESPAIDAWFEHGESVYTVPPEDPVALADAIRTLDADRDLIERLEAGGYAVYDREFDVEAIAGILDEHLFGSRA comes from the coding sequence GTGACGACGGACTCCGACCGGAACGTGGTGTTGCTCGGCGACTACGACTACGACTACCCCCGTGAGAAACTGCTTCGCCGGGGGTTCGAGGGGGCCGACGCGTCGGTGATCGAGTGCCGGTTCAGCGAAACGTCCCGGTTCATCAGTCTCACCAAACTCCTCCTCCTGCCGCTCTTTCTGGTCCGCATCGCCCGCCGGATGCGCGAGATTCGGGCCTCGGGCGTCGACGTCGACGCCCTCGTGCTGACGAAGTTCAACCCCTTGCTCTTGCCGGCCGCGGCGTACTACGCGTGGCGGCTCGACTGCCCGCTCGTCTACGATCTGTTCGTCTCGCTGTACCGGACCGCGGAGATGCGGGACGTCCATCCGACCATCGTCAGTGGGCTCGCGCTCCTCGAACGGGTCACGCTCCGCCTGCCCGACTACCATCTCGTCGGCACCGACCAGTTCATCGACCTCTACAGCGACATGTACGGGATCCCAAAATCGCGATTCGTCCGCCTCCCACCGGGTGCGGACGGCGACTGGTTCTACCCCCGGGAGGATGTCGAGAAACGCGACACCTTCACTATCCTTTACTGGGGCAACTTCCTCCCCCATCACGGCGTCGGCACCATCGTCGGTGCCGCGGCGGAACTGCGGGACGACCCCTACGAGTTCGTCTTCCTCGGAAGCGGGCCGGAACAGGAGCGGTACCGCGAGATGTGCGACGAACTCGCGTTGCCGAACGTCCGGTTTGAGGGATTCGTTCCCCGGGAGGACCAACAGGAGTGGATCGCGTCCTCGCACGTCTGCTTGGGCGTCTTCGCCGACGACCCACGGACCCTGGCGAGCATCACGAACAAGGTGAGCGAGTCGGTCGCATCGAAGAAGGCGACCCTCACCGAGGAGTCGCCGGCCATCGACGCGTGGTTCGAACACGGCGAGAGCGTCTACACCGTCCCGCCGGAAGATCCCGTGGCACTCGCCGACGCGATACGGACGCTGGATGCGGATCGTGACCTGATCGAGCGCCTCGAAGCCGGCGGCTACGCGGTGTATGACCGCGAGTTCGACGTCGAGGCCATCGCCGGGATTCTGGACGAACACCTGTTTGGTTCCCGCGCCTGA
- a CDS encoding NAD-dependent epimerase/dehydratase family protein, whose amino-acid sequence MDFADSKTLVTGGAGFIGSHLVDRLLEEDCDVVVADDFSRGNLEHIEHVIDEVELVPADLTTREGCLRATEGVDYVFHLAARVGGIHYIQRENVGGLTPSVLMNQHMLEASRINDVDRFLFASSACIYRQQHDGLNRFTEDQAIPADPHSTYGWAKVLGEVACRAYHQDCDLDCAMVRIFNAYGPRENLDLDSAHVIPSFIRKAIEYPDREFEMFGDGSQERGFIYVTDLAEGMIRAIERKADGEPINLGNGEEVVSIMELAELIVEISGKDIDIQHDMDAPEGTYKYAADTTKMEEALDWTPEVSLTEGLAETYAWAAEELDADEDVASIEADGGVSR is encoded by the coding sequence ATGGACTTCGCCGACTCGAAGACACTGGTAACGGGGGGTGCCGGGTTCATCGGCAGCCACCTCGTCGACCGCCTCCTCGAGGAGGACTGTGACGTGGTCGTCGCGGACGACTTCTCCCGCGGGAACCTCGAACACATCGAACACGTGATCGACGAGGTCGAACTGGTCCCGGCGGACCTCACGACCCGCGAGGGTTGCCTCCGTGCGACCGAGGGGGTCGATTACGTCTTCCACCTCGCAGCTCGGGTCGGTGGCATTCATTACATCCAGCGCGAGAACGTCGGCGGCCTCACGCCGAGCGTCCTGATGAACCAGCACATGCTGGAAGCGTCCCGCATCAACGACGTGGATCGCTTCCTCTTTGCCTCCAGCGCCTGCATCTACCGGCAACAGCACGACGGCCTCAACCGCTTCACCGAGGACCAGGCCATCCCGGCGGACCCCCACAGTACCTACGGGTGGGCGAAAGTCCTCGGCGAGGTGGCGTGTCGGGCCTACCACCAGGACTGCGACCTCGACTGCGCGATGGTGCGCATCTTCAACGCCTACGGCCCCCGCGAGAACCTCGACCTCGACAGCGCCCACGTCATCCCCTCGTTCATCCGCAAGGCCATCGAGTATCCCGACCGCGAATTCGAGATGTTCGGTGACGGCTCCCAAGAACGGGGGTTCATCTACGTGACTGACCTCGCGGAGGGGATGATCCGTGCCATCGAACGCAAGGCCGACGGCGAACCGATCAACCTCGGCAACGGCGAGGAAGTCGTGAGCATCATGGAACTCGCGGAACTGATCGTCGAGATTAGCGGCAAGGACATCGACATCCAACACGACATGGATGCCCCCGAGGGGACCTACAAATACGCGGCGGACACGACGAAGATGGAAGAGGCACTCGACTGGACACCCGAGGTGAGCCTCACCGAAGGGCTGGCCGAGACGTACGCGTGGGCCGCCGAGGAACTCGACGCCGACGAAGACGTCGCGAGTATCGAGGCCGACGGTGGTGTGAGCCGATGA
- a CDS encoding NAD-dependent epimerase/dehydratase family protein encodes MSFENDTVLVTGGASFIGSHLVEQLVDRGADVRVADDLSSGETDNLAAVEDEVEFYRGNLKHWRFADEATEGIDRLFHLAADHGGRGYISNYPANCATNMALDNIVFETAVQNGVEKITFASSACTYPTDIQTERKRLQEDMVSFDERGGAYADESYGWAKLMGELSLNSFHEQYGVDASSVRIFTAYGPRENETHAIIALIAKAYAGQEPFQIWGDGEQTRNFTYVDDIVSALLLANEKITDATPVNAGISEYISINDVVEAIFDYMGEEPPEMNYMTDKPVGVRHRAADTTRAEELLGWEPENTLEDGLAETIDWYTANRDREYVRENLETLLHER; translated from the coding sequence ATGAGCTTCGAGAACGACACCGTCCTCGTCACCGGTGGCGCCTCCTTCATCGGGAGCCACCTCGTCGAGCAGTTGGTCGACCGGGGCGCGGACGTCCGCGTCGCCGACGACCTCTCCAGTGGCGAGACGGACAACCTCGCGGCGGTCGAGGACGAGGTGGAGTTTTACCGGGGCAACCTCAAGCACTGGCGCTTCGCGGACGAGGCGACCGAGGGCATCGACCGGCTGTTCCACCTCGCGGCCGACCACGGCGGCCGGGGCTACATCTCGAACTATCCGGCCAACTGCGCGACGAACATGGCCCTGGACAACATCGTCTTCGAGACGGCCGTCCAAAACGGGGTGGAGAAGATCACCTTCGCCTCCAGCGCCTGTACCTACCCGACCGACATCCAGACCGAACGGAAGCGTCTCCAGGAGGATATGGTCTCCTTCGACGAACGCGGCGGCGCCTACGCCGACGAGTCCTACGGCTGGGCGAAGCTCATGGGCGAACTCTCGCTCAACTCTTTCCACGAGCAGTACGGCGTCGACGCGAGTTCGGTGCGCATCTTCACCGCCTACGGCCCCCGCGAGAACGAGACTCACGCCATCATCGCGCTGATCGCGAAGGCCTACGCGGGCCAAGAGCCCTTCCAGATCTGGGGCGACGGCGAGCAGACCCGGAACTTCACGTACGTCGACGACATCGTGTCGGCGCTCCTGCTGGCGAACGAGAAGATCACCGACGCCACGCCGGTCAACGCCGGCATCTCCGAGTACATCTCGATCAACGACGTGGTCGAGGCCATCTTCGACTACATGGGCGAGGAACCCCCGGAGATGAACTACATGACCGACAAGCCGGTTGGCGTTCGGCATCGGGCAGCCGACACCACCCGCGCCGAGGAATTGCTCGGCTGGGAGCCCGAAAACACATTGGAGGATGGACTGGCCGAGACCATCGACTGGTACACCGCGAACCGGGACCGGGAGTACGTTCGGGAGAATCTGGAGACGCTGTTGCACGAGCGATGA